The Terriglobia bacterium nucleotide sequence TCCCGGCACGCTTCCCTTCCCCGACGCGGTCGGAGGCGATCGTGGAGCTTCTCGATCGAGCGAAGACGGAGGGGATGAGCTGGGGAGGGACCGCCGAGATCCTGGTCGAGAACCCGCCGGCGGGCCTGGGCCAGCCGGTGTTCCACAAGCTGAAGGCGGACCTGGCGTCCGCGATGCTGTCGACCGGCGCCACTGCCGCGGTCGAGATCGGCTCGGGTTCCGCGTCCGCCCGCGCGGAGGGGACGGCGTTCCACGACCCGCGTGCGGGAGGGAAGCCGTACGGCGGCATTCGGGGGGGGATCACGACGGGAGAGAGGCTGAGGCTCTCGGTCTCTTTCAAGCCGACGTCGTCGGTGCGTAAGTTCGCCAGGAGCGGACGCCACGATCCGTGCATCGTGCCGCGCGCCATTCCGGTCCTCTGCTCGATGACGTGGCTCGTGCTCGCCGATCACCTGCTGTGGCGGCGGCAGGACCGGGTCTGAGGGGCCGCGGGGCTACGGCGCGCGTCCGACCGCCGCGAGCACCGGCCCGAGCTCCCGCACGATCGCGCGGAACCCCTCGGGGGTCAGCGCCTGGAAGCCGTCGACGCGCCCGCCGGTGGGCGACGGGTGGACCTCGACCATGAGCCCGTCGAGACCCGCCGCGGCGGACGCGAGGCACATCGGACCGATCAGCTCGGGGCGCCCCGTCGCGTGCGACGGATCGACGATGACGGGGAAGCTCGAGTGCTGCCGCGCCCAGACGGCCCCGGCGAGGTCGAGGGTGTTACGCGTCTCGGTCCCGAAGGTCCTGATCCCTCGCTCGCACAGGACGATCGACTCGTTCCCGGCGCCCGAGACGTACTCCGCGGCGAGCAGCCACTCCCTCAAGGTCGCGGCGAAGCCGCGCTTCAGGAGGACCGGCTTCCGCGTCGCCCCGAGCTCCTTGAGCAGGTAGGAGTTGTGCATGTTGCGCGAGCCGACCTGGAACGCGTCGACGTGGTCCATGAGCAGCCCGATGTGATCGGGCGACGCCACCTCCACCAAGAACGGGAGGCCGGTCGCCTCCCGCGCGTCGTCGATCAGCTCGAGGGCTTCGGTTCCGAGCCCCTGAAAGGTCTTGGGGTCGGTGCGCATCTTGAAGACGCCGCCCCGCAGGACGTGGGCCCCGTCCTCACGCAGGCGCCGCGCGACCGAGAGGAGCTGCTCGCGCGACTCGACCGCGCACGGACCCGCGATCAGCGCGAAGCGCTGGCCGCCGAAGCGCGCTCCGCCGATCCCGACGATCCTCGTGTCCGACTCGACCCTCATCCGCTCCCCAGGGGGGTTCCCCCGCGACCGCAACATCGTACCGGGTGGGACAGGCCGTGTCGACGTCTCCGTTATGATCGTACCCGGCCTCTCCGGGGCCCGGTCGCGCCGATCGCGCGGGGCGATCCCGGAGTGCGGATCCCGAGCCATGCGCTCCGCCGTCGCGTTCGTCGAGACGTCGCCCGGCACCCTCGCGGTCGCCGAGGGGGATCTGCGCCGGCTCGCGAGCCCGCCCGACGGGGTGGGGGCTTTCTACGCGCCCGACTTCCGGCTCGCCGACCCCGCGCCCTGGCGGGTTCCGACCTCCGAGGCCCGCGCCACCCTCCCGTTGCGCGCCTTTCTCGAGGAGTTCTCGCGGCGGGGCCCGGCGGGATCGCTCCCGGAGTGGACCGCTCCCGACGAGCCCAGGTTCGTGCGCGCCTACCGCTCGCTCGCCGCGTCGTTCGCGCGCGGCGATCTCCTCAAAGGGGTCCCGGTCACGCGGGCCTGCGCGGCGTGGCCCGACGACGAAGCGGAGCCGCTGTTCCGGCGGCTCCTGTCGAGGATCGGCTCGCTGCCCGAGGGGCTGCACCCTTACGGCCTCCTGGGTCCCGCGCGCGATGGCGCGGGGTCCGAGTTCATCGTCGGCGCGACCCCCGAGATCCTCTTCGATCGTCGGGGACGCGGCACGATCCGGTCGGAGGCGATCGCGGGAACTCGCGTCGTCGGGTCGGCGGCGCCGCCGCTCCTCTCCGACCCGAGGATCCGCGAGGAGCACGGTCGCGTCGTCCACGACCTCGTCGAGCGGATGTCGCTCTGGGGCCCTCCCGAGGCGACCGCTCCG carries:
- the aroF gene encoding 3-deoxy-7-phosphoheptulonate synthase, whose translation is MRVESDTRIVGIGGARFGGQRFALIAGPCAVESREQLLSVARRLREDGAHVLRGGVFKMRTDPKTFQGLGTEALELIDDAREATGLPFLVEVASPDHIGLLMDHVDAFQVGSRNMHNSYLLKELGATRKPVLLKRGFAATLREWLLAAEYVSGAGNESIVLCERGIRTFGTETRNTLDLAGAVWARQHSSFPVIVDPSHATGRPELIGPMCLASAAAGLDGLMVEVHPSPTGGRVDGFQALTPEGFRAIVRELGPVLAAVGRAP
- a CDS encoding chorismate-binding protein, coding for MRSAVAFVETSPGTLAVAEGDLRRLASPPDGVGAFYAPDFRLADPAPWRVPTSEARATLPLRAFLEEFSRRGPAGSLPEWTAPDEPRFVRAYRSLAASFARGDLLKGVPVTRACAAWPDDEAEPLFRRLLSRIGSLPEGLHPYGLLGPARDGAGSEFIVGATPEILFDRRGRGTIRSEAIAGTRVVGSAAPPLLSDPRIREEHGRVVHDLVERMSLWGPPEATAPRPCAFGTLEHLVSVVGIETAGGPAFDEIARHLHPTAALGSYPRGAAGSRWLEEIDPLGERGSFGAPFGFRYPDGTGRCLVAIRGIRYLGGRLEIWAGCGVVPSSRYDDEWREACDKIRAVRSLWGI